One Microlunatus soli genomic window carries:
- a CDS encoding ankyrin repeat domain-containing protein: MGRTAHPDVEVIDLEPGLWIWRQQHPSWKEGHDWPEVVTSVCVDVGDQRWVLDPLLPPDDASAVWDRLSDRPPTAVAVLIPDHLRESWGDRSRWSSDLLADRYGCRVFGPNDVDPDMIAAIGPLTADVETIVPGTELPGGLVPFRDVRGWAETPLWIPEHHTLVFGDGMTERDGSLRVWMSPTHEERALPDLQAMLALPFQRVIISHGRPVHDRRAFEDALERPPWPASSLHIAAWRGDFDRVRTLVQRGADLAALSDTSGETPLQWAMNGPAADDATEQSRQHVINYLRSAMAEQGYDH, encoded by the coding sequence ATGGGCCGAACCGCACATCCTGACGTCGAGGTGATCGATCTCGAACCGGGCCTGTGGATCTGGCGTCAACAGCATCCGTCCTGGAAAGAGGGGCATGACTGGCCGGAGGTCGTGACCAGCGTCTGCGTCGACGTCGGCGATCAGCGCTGGGTGCTCGACCCGTTGCTTCCGCCGGACGACGCGAGCGCGGTCTGGGATCGCCTCAGCGACCGTCCCCCGACCGCGGTCGCTGTGCTGATCCCCGATCATCTGCGGGAGAGTTGGGGTGATCGGAGCCGATGGAGCAGCGATCTGCTGGCCGACCGGTACGGTTGCCGCGTCTTCGGGCCGAACGACGTCGATCCCGACATGATCGCGGCGATCGGGCCACTGACGGCCGACGTCGAAACCATCGTCCCGGGGACCGAGTTGCCCGGCGGGCTGGTCCCGTTCCGCGATGTCCGCGGCTGGGCCGAGACGCCGCTGTGGATCCCCGAGCACCACACGCTGGTGTTCGGCGATGGCATGACCGAACGGGACGGCTCGCTGCGGGTGTGGATGTCACCCACCCACGAAGAGCGCGCCCTGCCCGACCTGCAGGCGATGCTCGCTCTCCCGTTCCAGCGAGTGATCATCTCCCACGGCCGGCCGGTTCATGATCGCCGAGCATTCGAAGACGCCCTGGAGCGGCCGCCGTGGCCGGCGTCGTCATTGCACATCGCCGCCTGGCGCGGTGACTTCGATCGAGTGCGGACACTGGTGCAGCGCGGTGCCGACCTGGCAGCACTGTCCGACACCTCGGGCGAGACCCCGTTGCAGTGGGCCATGAATGGCCCGGCGGCCGACGACGCGACCGAGCAGTCCCGACAGCACGTGATCAACTATCTCCGATCCGCGATGGCGGAGCAGGGCTATGACCACTGA